The genomic segment ATCATCTGGAATCCCTCCTGAAGCGGCGCACGGCCAACCGGCCGATCCTGATCGTGACCGATGGGCTCTTCAGCATGGATGGCGACCTGGCGCCCCTTCCCGAACTGGCAGCATTGGCGACACGCTTTGGCGCCATGCTGTATGTGGACGATGCGCATGGGACCGGCGTGATGGGGCCTTCGGGCCGGGGCACATTGGAACAGTTTGGCGTCGAACATCAAATTCCGTTTCACATGGGCACCCTCGGGAAGGCCCTCGGCAGCAGCGGAGCCTACATTGCCGGCAGCGCGAACCTGGTCCAGTACCTCATCAATACCTGCAAGCCCTTCATTTTCACCACGGCGCCTCCCCCGAGCGCCGCCGCCGCCGCTACGGCCGCTCTTGCCGTCATTCAGAATGATCCAGCCCGCCGGGCACGCCTCTGGGAAAACCGAGAGCGGCTCTACATGGGACTCCGGCGCATCGGCTTCCGCCTCACCGAAACCGTCAGCCCCATCCTCCCTATCCTCGTGGGCGAGGCGGACAAGGCACTGGCCTTCGCCGAGCACTTGCTCACCCGGGGGGTCTATGCCCCGGCGATTCGCCCCCCCACCGTGCCGGAGGCCACCAGCCGTATTCGTGTGACTGTGACCTCCGAACACACAGCCGAGCACCTAGACACCGCGCTCGCCGCATTCGAGCAAGCGGGAACCGCCGCTGGGATTCTTTGATCTTTTCCTCCCGCACATCTTCCTGCGAATTTCTTGCTTTCCCACCAGGCTATGGCATGATCGTCCCATAGTATTTTTCATATACAGGCTCAGTCCAAGCTGAGCGGGCCGCACGATCATGATTTTGTCTTAATTCGGAGAGTACACCATGGACATTTCCAAGCTGCTCACATTCTCGGTGAAAGAGGGCGCTTCCGACGTTCACATCAGCGCCGGCGAGCCCCCGATGATCCGCATGCATGGAGACCTCAAAAAGCTCGACCACCCCGCGCTCACACCGGATGAAACCCACGCCTTGATCTATGACATGATGAACGACGCCCAGCGGAAAAACTTTGAAGAGAAGCGCGAGTGCGATTTCTCCTTCGAGCTGGGCGATATCGCGCGGTTTCGTGTCAACGTGTTCGTCCAGCAGCGCGGCCTCGGCGCCGTCTTCCGGAATATTCCCACCCAGATTCTGCCCCTCGAAAAGCTTGGCATGCCCCCGATCCTCCGCCAGCTCTGCGACAAGGAAAAGGGGTTGATCCTGGTCACCGGGCCCACCGGCTCCGGAAAATCCACCACCCTGGCCGGCATGGTCGACTATCTGAACAATACCTTCGAGGGACACATCATCACGATCGAAGATCCGATCGAGTTCGTCCATAAATCGAAGAAGTGCCTCGTCAACCAGCGTGAATTGGGCGTGCACACGCTCTCCTTCGCCAATGCTCTGAAATCCGCTCTCCGCGAAGATCCGGATATCGTGCTCGTCGGCGAAATGCGCGATCTTGAAACGATCCAGCTCGCCCTGACCGCGGCAGAAACGGGGCACTTGGTCTTTGGCACCCTGCACACCTCCAGCGCGCCCAAAACGATCGACCGTATCATCGACGCCTTTCCGCCCACACAGCAGGCCCAAATCAGGACGCAGCTGTCGGAAGCCTTGGAGGCCGTCATCACCCAAACCTTGCTGAAGAAAAAAACCGGCGGCCGCGCCGCTGCGCTCGAAATCATGGTGGCAACAACCGCCGTGCGCAATCTCATCCGCGAAGCCAAGCTCCACCAGATTCCCGGCATCATGCAGGCCAGCCAGAAAGACGGCATGCAAACCATGGACATGGCCCTGCTCGACCTGGCTACTCGCGGGGTAGTCACCAAAGCTGAAGCCCAGTCACGCAGCATGAACCCGAATCTCTTCGGATCGGCCGTGGGCGCAGCGTAGCCATCCTCATATCACGGAGTCCCGATTATGGATATTCGCACCCTCTTGAAAGTCATGGTCGATCGTGAGGCCTCGGATCTCTATCTGACCATCGATGCCCCGCCCATCTATCGCATCCACGGATCGACCCAGCGCACCGATGCCCCGCCGTTTACCAACGAACAGCTGGAAGCCCTGGCGCTGGCACTGATGCGCGGACAACAGCGCGGCGAGTTTGAAGAAAAGATGGAGATGAACCTGGCCCTGTACTACAAAGAACTCGGCCGGTTTCGCGTGAACATTTTCCGCCAAAAGGGCAACGTCGGACTCGTCTTCCGCCATATCAAAGCCGAAATTCAAACGGTCGAGCAGCTGCAGCTGCCTCCCATCATCAAAGATATCGTCATGACGAAACGCGGGCTGGTGCTGGTGGTCGGCGCCACCGGCTCCGGTAAATCCACCTCGCTGGCGGCCATGATCGATCACCGAAACACGGTGCATGCCGGCCACATCATCACGGTCGAAGACCCGATCGAGTTTGTGCACAGCCACAAGAAATCGCTGATCACCCAGCGGGAAATCGGGTTTGACACGCTGAACTTTCAAAACGCGCTGAAAAATACGCTTCGGCAGGCCCCCGACGTGATTCTCATCGGAGAAATCCGGGATACCGAAACAATGGAGGCCGCCATAACCTTCGCGGAAACCGGCCACCTCTGTATCGGCACCTTGCACTCGAACAACGCCAATCAGGCCATCGAGCGCATCATGAACTTTTTCCCGGTCGAGCGTCATGCGCAGATCTATCTGCAGCTCTCCCTGAACCTCCGGGCCATCATCTCCCAGCGGCTTATTCCCTCGACCGATGGCCGCCGCGTCCCGGCATTGGAAATCATGCTGGATACCCCGCGCATCAAAGACTTGGTCAAAAAAGCGGAAATCGATGTGCTCAAAGAAGCGATGGAACAGGGGATCGACGAAGGGTGCCAGACCTTCGATCATGTCTTGCTCCAACTCTATAAGGCCAACAAAATCAGCCTGGAGCAAGCCTTGATCAACGCCGACAGCGCCAACAACTTACGGCTGAAGATTAAGCTGGAAGGGTTGAAGGGCGACGACGCCGTCAATGCCTTGCTGGACAAGCAAGGGTTCGGGCCACAAAGCGACGCCTTCAAAATCCAGGGCAGTGGGAAGGTCACGCAATTGAGAAAAACCTAGGCCGGCCAGGCCGCAAATTTTTCAGCCAGTCGCCGTTACTTTACTTGAGGCTGGTCCGTCTGGGCCTCAAGATACACGGCGATTTTCTCCAGCGCGAGAGCGCTCAACTTCGCTCCATACCACGCGGGCATCGTCCGCTCAGGATATCCTGGGACGACGAATACCCCCGGCTCCACGACAGATTCCACGATATATTCGTGCACCGTCCGGGCCGTCCCGTGATAGGACGGATCCGCCAGGCGTTGCTCCCCGGTCGTTCCCAACACAAGCGCAGGCCCAACCTGGCCATTGGCCCCAGGAATGCCAGGAATAGTGTGGCAGACGGGGCATCCGGCCCGCGTAAAAATCTCAATGATGGGCTCGTCTCCCGTCACCAACGGAACGTGTTCCTGAGCGAGCCCAAACGCCGGCAGATTGCTCGACGACGCGGGAGACGGAGACACCGGTGACGGCGTCCTGAGCATCCACAGGGCGTAGAGCAATACCAGACCGATCACGATCAGCGTCACAATGCGCTCCGGCTGGCGCGGGAAGTGCGGTTTTTCAGAAGGGGGTTGGGGCATGGAAGGGTCCGTGAGATCTATTTTCCCACATCCATGGCGCATCGGAATCCGACCGTCCGATCCTCAAACTCCGGCTCGGCGGAAAATCGAGCCGTCACACGCAGGGCCGTCGGCAAATCGGCCCACGACCCGCCACGCAACACCCGCTTTTCTCCTGTACTCGGCCCGGAAGGATTTGTGTCCGGACTCTTTTGGTAGTACTCGCGGTCATACCAATCATTCACCCATTCCGCTGCGTTCCCGGCCATGTGAAACAGGCCATAGGGGCTCCTGCCCCCTTCTTTCAGCCCATGGCGCACGCTCATGCCTTCCAGCCCGCTTCCGACCGGTACCAGCGTAATCGCCTCGCTCACCCAGATTCCCCGATTGTAGTTCGCGATATCGACGAACGGCTGCATGTGGCCCCAGGGATACCGCCGGCCATCCGTTCCTCTCGCCGCCTTCTCCCACTCGGCTTCGGTCGGCAACCGTTTCCCTGCCCATTTGCAATAGTTCGCGGCCTCGTTCCAGGTCACCCCTACAACAGGACGGTCGTCGAGGGAGGACACGGCATCATCATCCTGGACTGACGGGATTTCCTGCTTGCCGAACTCAAGAAACTTTTGATAGCGCCCAGCCGTCACTTCATACCGGTCCATGTAAAAGGCGTTTAGCGTGACCGGATGTTCCGGACGCTCATTCGGGAGCCCTTCGTTGCTCCCCATTAAAAACGGTCCGGCTGGAATCAACACCATCGGCGCGCCATCCTTGCCCTTGACCGACTCCACGGCTCCTCCCGACGCAGAGGGAAGCGTCCCTCTGTCAGCCGCTTGGACAAACGGCACTGCCGCAAGCAAGACTAACCCTAGGCTCCAACAGATTGCAGGCCCCATCACAGTCCTCCCAATCATGCACAATGCGGGCAGCCACACGGCACGCTATCGCATCGGGAAAGTGTACCCATCAGTTCAGGCAAACACAACGGGAGAAAGAGAATGGGAAGTGCAGACTACAGGAAGGTGGTGTCCCCAACGGGATTTGAACCCGTGTTACTGCCTTGAAAGGGCAATGTCCTAGGCCAGGCTAGACGATGGGGACCCGAGGCAACGGCACACAAGCGAACGGCTTTTTACCACACTCACAGCGGCCCTGTCACTACACTGTTGCGATAGCCGGCTAGCCAATGGAACCGGCACCCCTGGCGCACCGATACCGGCTTCACGATGAAGTATGGTAGACTGTTCCTCCATCAGCCTTCTTCCAAGCCTTGTCGTGGCAAAACATGGTAACGCGCATGCGCAGATCTCCGGCACACAGGTCGTTGACCGGCCTTGGCATCCTTTGCTTGCTGGCCTTCGGCTGCGCGCATGACAGCTACCAGCAACGTGCCGGCATTGTGAAAAACCACGTCGAAGCCTTCTACACTCACTTGAAGGCCAACCGCGTGGAGCCCGCCATCCATGAAAACGAGCAGATCGAAGCCATGGCAGCGCAGATGGCCGAGACCGTTCGGACACAAGCCCAACGGAAAGGCACCAGCCAGGTTGAACGGGAATTTGCGCTGATGCAAACGGCCAACGAAACGGCCGCGCAAAACTGGCTGGCCCTAGGACAATATTTTGCAATCAAGAAGCACTACGCGCAGGCGCGCGCGACCTACCAGCGAATCCTTGCGACCTACACAAAGACGGCGGATCAGTCCTTCCGAGACCAGGCCCTGCGCGCCTTGAAAGACCTCGACATCATGGCGCCTCCCGCGGACAAATCCACACCCTAATGCGCTTGCCTACGATGCTCCCGCCGCACCCCTTCCCAGCCGCAGCAGGTCCCTCCCAAGCCTTTGCTGCTGGGCTCTGCCTGCTGCTCCTGCTCCTCCTCTCAAGCTGCACCCATGTGATTGAGGTGCACCCGCGTCCTTCCCAGCCCACACACACGACGATTCCTCGATCGCTGCAGCTCGTGCTCAGCAGCCTGACCGTTCAAGGCGCGGACCATATGCCGGGAATCACACTGTTGGAATGGCGGCCACGCACCCTTGCGCCGGCGCTCATCCACTACGTTCGCGAGCGGGGCACGTTCCCTTCGGTCGCCTCGGACTCCGGCGACCTCACGCTGGCGGTCACGACGAAGCTGGCCCTGACCTCGCAGGCACAGTACCAGTATCACATCACGTTGCAGGCGGAGATGCGCGAAACGCCGCGCGGCGTGATCAAAACCTATCTTGCGGATCGGACCGTTTCAGGATCAACTGTTCGGTGGGTCACGGCCTCCGATCGTGAGCCGATCGAGGCCGCGCTACAGGCTGCGTTGGACGATCTGCTCTCGCAGATCGAAGCTGACCGGCTCTTGTATATCCCCAAGGAACCACGCCGGGAAATCACGCCCTAGCGCGCCCCTCGACCATGATCGTTCACCCGGCTACGCAGTCTTCGCCTGAGTAAACTTCTCCCACGCTACTTGCGCCTCGACCGATGCCGCCGCGACATATTCCGGACAATCAAGACGCAGTGTCGGGACTCCAAGCGGAGCATCCAGCAATTGACAATGATGCGGCTGGGCTGCATTGGCATGCGCATGGGGCTGGAAATACTGGCACGACACACACATCCGGGCGACAGAGATTTCCCCCTGGACCTGCAACGAACGAATCAACTTGATGAGGATGGTCAAAAGCGACGCCTGCTCCTGGCTCGAAAGCTGCTCCGTCGCTGCCGCTAGCGCCTCCGGCCATCCGGTCACGACTTCACCGGCCTTCAGCCCCTTGGCGGTCAGATGGACCGTCACCACCCGGTTATCCGTATCCGACCGGCGGCGGCGCACCAGCTTTTTCTCCTCAAGGGTACGAATGACCTCGGACGCCGTCGGCAATTTCACCGAGAGCTCCCGCGCAATGACCGACACCATCGCGCACCGATTCGGTTGCGACCGCAAGAAGGTCAAGACTTGCACTTGCAGCGGGCCAACCCCTTGCCGCCCCTGCCGGCGCCAAGGCCGGCTCTTCATCGCCAGTCCAATCTTCGATAACCCAGCCACGACCCGGCCAGGAAGGGGATCCCGTTCAACCTTGATC from the Nitrospira sp. genome contains:
- a CDS encoding MarR family winged helix-turn-helix transcriptional regulator, which translates into the protein MQLIKVERDPLPGRVVAGLSKIGLAMKSRPWRRQGRQGVGPLQVQVLTFLRSQPNRCAMVSVIARELSVKLPTASEVIRTLEEKKLVRRRRSDTDNRVVTVHLTAKGLKAGEVVTGWPEALAAATEQLSSQEQASLLTILIKLIRSLQVQGEISVARMCVSCQYFQPHAHANAAQPHHCQLLDAPLGVPTLRLDCPEYVAAASVEAQVAWEKFTQAKTA
- the bioF gene encoding 8-amino-7-oxononanoate synthase — translated: MFHNRLQDLADQSLMRRLRPLGSATGPTVTLGGRTVILLASNDYLGLATHPEVIRAAIQATEHYGTGAGASRLVCGTLPPHEQLETALAAFKHTPSALAFGSGYLANLGIIPALIGKGGLILADRLCHASLIDGCRLSGADFRIYRHKDLDHLESLLKRRTANRPILIVTDGLFSMDGDLAPLPELAALATRFGAMLYVDDAHGTGVMGPSGRGTLEQFGVEHQIPFHMGTLGKALGSSGAYIAGSANLVQYLINTCKPFIFTTAPPPSAAAAATAALAVIQNDPARRARLWENRERLYMGLRRIGFRLTETVSPILPILVGEADKALAFAEHLLTRGVYAPAIRPPTVPEATSRIRVTVTSEHTAEHLDTALAAFEQAGTAAGIL
- a CDS encoding PilT/PilU family type 4a pilus ATPase, whose product is MDIRTLLKVMVDREASDLYLTIDAPPIYRIHGSTQRTDAPPFTNEQLEALALALMRGQQRGEFEEKMEMNLALYYKELGRFRVNIFRQKGNVGLVFRHIKAEIQTVEQLQLPPIIKDIVMTKRGLVLVVGATGSGKSTSLAAMIDHRNTVHAGHIITVEDPIEFVHSHKKSLITQREIGFDTLNFQNALKNTLRQAPDVILIGEIRDTETMEAAITFAETGHLCIGTLHSNNANQAIERIMNFFPVERHAQIYLQLSLNLRAIISQRLIPSTDGRRVPALEIMLDTPRIKDLVKKAEIDVLKEAMEQGIDEGCQTFDHVLLQLYKANKISLEQALINADSANNLRLKIKLEGLKGDDAVNALLDKQGFGPQSDAFKIQGSGKVTQLRKT
- a CDS encoding SUMF1/EgtB/PvdO family nonheme iron enzyme; the encoded protein is MGPAICWSLGLVLLAAVPFVQAADRGTLPSASGGAVESVKGKDGAPMVLIPAGPFLMGSNEGLPNERPEHPVTLNAFYMDRYEVTAGRYQKFLEFGKQEIPSVQDDDAVSSLDDRPVVGVTWNEAANYCKWAGKRLPTEAEWEKAARGTDGRRYPWGHMQPFVDIANYNRGIWVSEAITLVPVGSGLEGMSVRHGLKEGGRSPYGLFHMAGNAAEWVNDWYDREYYQKSPDTNPSGPSTGEKRVLRGGSWADLPTALRVTARFSAEPEFEDRTVGFRCAMDVGK
- a CDS encoding type IV pilus twitching motility protein PilT yields the protein MDISKLLTFSVKEGASDVHISAGEPPMIRMHGDLKKLDHPALTPDETHALIYDMMNDAQRKNFEEKRECDFSFELGDIARFRVNVFVQQRGLGAVFRNIPTQILPLEKLGMPPILRQLCDKEKGLILVTGPTGSGKSTTLAGMVDYLNNTFEGHIITIEDPIEFVHKSKKCLVNQRELGVHTLSFANALKSALREDPDIVLVGEMRDLETIQLALTAAETGHLVFGTLHTSSAPKTIDRIIDAFPPTQQAQIRTQLSEALEAVITQTLLKKKTGGRAAALEIMVATTAVRNLIREAKLHQIPGIMQASQKDGMQTMDMALLDLATRGVVTKAEAQSRSMNPNLFGSAVGAA